The following proteins are encoded in a genomic region of Penaeus chinensis breed Huanghai No. 1 chromosome 10, ASM1920278v2, whole genome shotgun sequence:
- the LOC125029918 gene encoding receptor tyrosine-protein kinase erbB-2-like — MADLGMLLSTNGKRDVGEENRQKKSEAKEGEGEKSERAITRATPQEAQVNPQVYIPTRRHANQGLTVGARRVLERRVAEAGAHGGSCGGVRRRNISCHHVVRLLGVVGDYAPVYVVMELMEEGDLRSFLKRRSIPHFQLVEMAVQAADGMAYLAAQKLVHRDLAARNCMLDHSLTLKIGDFGLTRNLKSDYYRKEGQGILPVKWMAPESLQFSVYSTQSDVWSYGVLLWEMATRGLTPYKNRTNDEVIRLVVEKYATLGRPRDCPAPLQRVMRRCWRYEARERPSFLAITKFLLKHTSPEFQQRFEQVSFYHGRASDYYRYQRSETCGFMSARESDDEDSDDLTLHASSDLDDNGAAEKDPCHHRSPGGSPTARESERKGRRGDGGEARARRGTAGAAEGRGAFGSHKYMNFSSDDLRLTTSRLLGRRTQTPSGLADMALPQRARLPTLVIPQEDEELRYAQLQLRTPNTPGSGTLTPASNSKSPASTPQTPGLLSATPQIPCTPASPALSPAPHHSLSPGPSPYSEPSPSHVNLKSRTFKAVLATQRTYSNLPAFGLSLEPSRSGFASFRATARESASVGALPATDADARRPALTSSTISAPATPVVRQRSGAAPLDAAATAAPCTAGRNDPHRQGNVPILRNSHSFQHSVDERHKAKRDKQTPGSSGTARGGTECLLEDEDDSDSSLSSLHEVFVTVTLPRARRKGKDFHEQAQEGYSLEDIELL; from the exons ACAAACGGGAAACGAGACGTGGGAGAGGAGAATCGGCAGAAGAAGAGTGaagcaaaagaaggagaaggagagaagagcgagagggcgaTTACCAGAGCGACACCGCAGGAAGCTCAGGTAAATCCCCAG GTTTATATTCCCACGCGACGTCACGCGAATCAAGGCCTTACGGTCGGCGCTCGTAGAGTCTTGGAGCGTCGAGTGGCCGAGGCTGGGGCTCATGGCGGCTCGTgcgggggggtgagg CGAAG GAACATCAGCTGCCACCACGTGGTCCGCCTCCTGGGCGTCGTGGGGGACTACGCGCCCGTGTACGTGGTGATGGAGCTGATGGAGGAGGGCGACCTCAGGTCCTTCCTCAAGAGGCGCTCCATCCCGCACTTCCAG CTGGTGGAGATGGCGGTGCAGGCGGCGGACGGGATGGCGTACCTGGCGGCGCAGAAGCTGGTGCACCGCGACCTCGCCGCCAGGAACTGCATGCTCGACCACAGCCTCACGCTCAAGATCGGGGACTTCGGCCTCACCAGGAACCTCAAGTCGGACTACTACAGGAAAG AAGGCCAGGGCATCCTGCCGGTGAAGTGGATGGCGCCCGAGAGCCTGCAGTTCAGCGTGTACAGCACCCAGAGCGACGTGTGGAGCTACGGCGTCCTCCTGTGGGAGATGGCCACCCGGGGCCTCACGCCCTACAAG AACCGCACCAACGACGAGGTGATCCGCCTCGTGGTGGAGAAGTACGCCACGCTGGGGCGCCCCAGGGACTGCCCGGCGCCGCTGCAGAGGGTCATGAGGCGCTGCTGGCGCTACGAGGCCAGGGAGAGGCCCAGCTTCCTCGCCATCACCAAGTTCCTCCTCAAG cacacgTCGCCGGAGTTCCAGCAGCGCTTCGAGCAGGTGTCCTTCTACCACGGCCGGGCCAGCGACTACTACAG gtACCAGAGGAGCGAGACCTGTGGCTTCATGTCGGCGCGAGAGAGCGATGACGAGGATTCGGACGACCTGACCTTGCACGCCTCCTCGGACCTCGACGACAACG GAGCGGCAGAGAAGGATCCGTGCCATCACAGGAGCCCCGGCGGGAGTCCCACcgcaagggagagcgagaggaaagggcgCAGGGGCgacggaggcgaggcgagggcgcGGCGTGGCACCGCGGGGGCGGCAGAGGGACGGGGAGCGTTCGGGAGCCACAAGTACATGAACTTCAGCTCCGACGATCTGCGTCTGACCACGTCCAGGCTGCTCGGGCGAAGGACCCAGACGCCCAGCGGCCTCGCGGACATGGCTCTGCCGCAGCGCGCCCGTCTGCCCACGCTGGTGATCCCGCAGGAGGACGAGGAGCTGCGCTACGCCCAGTTACAGCTCCGGACGCCGAACACGCCGGGCAGCGGGACCCTCACTCCGGCCAGCAACTCCAAGTCGCCCGCCAGCACTCCGCAGACGCCGGGACTCCTGTCGGCTACGCCCCAGATCCCCTGCACGCCCGCTTCGcccgccctctcccccgccccgcaCCACAGCCTAAGCCCAGGACCCTCGCCATATTCAGAACCCAGTCCGTCCCACGTCAACCTGAAATCCAGGACCTTTAAGGCAGTCCTGGCGACCCAGCGCACCTACTCGAACCTCCCTGCTTTCGGCTTGAGTCTCGAGCCCAGCAGGAGCGGCTTTGCTTCCTTCAGAGCGACGGCAAGAGAGAGCGCGTCGGTCGGCGCACTTCCGGCCACCGACGCGGACGCGAGGCGGCCAGCACTGACGTCGTCCACCATCAGCGCTCCCGCCACGCCTGTCGTCAGGCAGCGTAGTGGCGCTGCCCCTCTCGACGCGGCTGCGACAGCTGCTCCTTGCACTGCCGGGCGAAATGACCCCCACAGACAGGGAAATGTCCCCATTCTCAGGAATTCCCATTCATTCCAGCATTCCGTTGACGAAAGACACAAAGCTAAGAGGGACAAGCAGACGCCGGGGTCTAGTGGTACGGCAAGAGGGGGAACGGAGTGCCTGCTGGAGGACGAAGATGACTCGGATAGTTCACTGAGTAGCTTGCACGAGGTTTTTGTGACTGTGACTCTCCCAAGAGCGCGTCGTAAAGGCAAAGACTTCCATGAGCAGGCACAAGAAGGGTATTCTTTAGAAGACATCGAGTTGTTGTGA